From a single Poecilia reticulata strain Guanapo linkage group LG2, Guppy_female_1.0+MT, whole genome shotgun sequence genomic region:
- the eaf2 gene encoding ELL-associated factor 2: MNGTAYSNFDNQEHVLKLGETFEKHPKSAYHTVRYDFKPASIDTACEGELEVGKGEQVTITLPNLEGSSAPVTVFKGSKRPYMKECILIVNHDTGEYRLEKLNSNIAVKKTRAEGSSKIHSRLEQQTSRLSQQMKGNGNNKTSTSSKSSPPKEKTSSASPMDDIERELMAEARVMDQMSSSDSSSDSNSSSSSSSEDSSSSSDSEDERHPAXPPPPPPAPTNQSMPVISTGTNHVTSLHQESGGGLIMNTLKNDLQLSESGSESD; the protein is encoded by the exons ATGAATGGGACCGCTTATTCCAACTTTGACAACCAGGAACATGTTTTGAAACTAGGAGAGACGTTTGAGAAACACCCTAAAAGTGCCTACCACACGGTCCGAT ATGATTTCAAACCAGCTTCTATTGATACAGCATGCGAAGGAGAGCTTGAAGTGGGCAAAGGAGAGCAAGTCACTATTACTTTACCGAATTTAGAG GGTTCAAGTGCTCCAGTCACAGTGTTCAAGGGATCTAAGAGGCCGTACATGAAGGAGTGCATCCTCATCGTGAACCATGACACAGGAGAGTACAGGCTCGAAAAACTCAACAGCAACATAGCCGTCAAGAAAACAAG AGCTGAAGGCAGCAGTAAAATTCACTCTCGGCTGGAGCAGCAGACAAGCCGTCTGAGCCAGCAGATGAAGGGAAACGGCAACAATAAGACCTCGACCAGCTCCAAGAGCTCTCCTCCCAAGGAGAAAACGTCTTCAGCGTCTCCAATGGATGACATCGAAAGAG agctGATGGCGGAAGCGCGCGTCATGGATCAGATGAGCAGCAGCGACAGCTCGTCGGACTCCAACAGCTCGTCGTCTTCGAGCAGCGAAgacagctccagcagcagcgacTCGGAAGACGAGCGTCACCCTGCGScgccgccgcctcctcctcccgcCCCGACCAACCAGAGCATGCCTGTGATAAGCACCGGCACCAATCACGTGACAAGTCTTCACCAAGAGAGCGGAGGAGGCCTCATTATGAACACGCTCA AGAACGACCTTCAGCTGAGTGAATCGGGCAGTGAGAGCGACTGA